AAACACAATAATGGCACCAATCGTTCCGTAGTTGTCCCAAGCTGATCCAAAGTATTTCAGATAGTAAGAAAACAACTGCGATAACCCCAGCAAACCAATACTAGTAATAATGGTTCCTGTTATTATGTAATAAAATTTTAGATGAATATTGGGTAAAAAATAATATAAAGCAAAAACGATCATCAACATTATAACAATTGCGAATGGCCATTTCCAACGTATAAAGACATCAATAATTGTTGACTTCACGCGTAGCAACGGCATCAGCCAATTTAAAAAAATTTGACCAAATGTAAACGTTACAATTGCCGCCACACCAATCAACAATAACATTAAAGTCATTAAGAATGCGAAACCACGTCGGATTATATAATTTATAAATGTTTGCTTAACAAATAAATTATTAATATCCAAGCCATAAGCTTCATTCATCGTCATTTGAACGATATTTAAACCTCGAGAAATCGCCCAGATAGCTACGACAATACCAACTGATAAGACACCTTTATTAGAATTGGACAGGACTTTAACTATCGTCGGCAAGAAATAATGGTGCAAGTCATCTGGCAAAATGAATTCAATATAACTAATCACTGTCGGTTTATCTAAGTGCAATAGTGGAATCAAATTTCCAACAACAATGACTGCTGGAAATAATGACAACAGGATATAATAAGTGATTGCTTTTGAAGCCATAGGAACATTTGAGTCACTCACTGCTTGAGTAACGTATTTAACAAAGCCAATAAACTTTTGTTTCTTAGTTATTGATTGCCGAAATAGCGGTACCCGCTGTTGTTTTTCTTCCATTATTTATTTCCACCATTTTAAAGTAAGTATTTAGCATCATATTCAGGATCTTGGGATGTCAAAATCTTAGGACCATCTTTTGTAATAGCAATGGTATGTTCATATTGCGCTGAATCGGTTCCGTCGGCAGAAACAAAATATTCCCAGCCATCAGCTTTCACAAACTTATCTTTGATCTCCCAAGTACCTAAATTAACCATTGGTTCGATTGTAATTGTCATACCCTCACGCAAGCGCAATCCTTGTCCAGGTTCGCCGTAATGAGGAACGTTAGGAGCTTCATGCATTGATGGTTGAATTCCGTGACCAATCAAATCACGAACGTCACCCATATGATTTTCATCTTCAACGTAGTGTTGGATTGCATAACCGATATCGCCTAATCTGTTGCCAATTACGGCTTGATCAATTCCTAAGTAAAGTGCCTTGTGTGTCACATCCATGAGTTTTTGATCTTCAGCTGAAATATCGCCAACTGCATAGCACCAGCAAGAATCACTTTCATAACCATTGAGGTTAACTGTCATATCAACCTTTAGGACGTCGCCATTTTTCAAGATCAAATTCTTACGAGGAATCCCATGAGCAACTTCATCATTAACACATACACAAGTTGCATACTTGTACCCTTCGAAGCCTTTTTCTGATGGACGACCACCGTGTGAAACGATATAGTCGTTAGCAAAATTTTCGATTTCCATTGAAGAAATTCCTGGTTTGATAATATCACGCAAACCAATATGTGTGTTAGCCAATAATTCTCCTGACTTACGCATTCCTTCTATTTCTCTTGCAGATTTTAGTGTAATCACTTTTTAACATGTCCCTTCAAAAAAATGTTAGTTTTATTATAACATTGCGAGGTTTCTTAATTTGATGGTCGGTGATATTAATTTTTGCTATAATATCTAAAGATTAAATAATGAGGCGACAATTATATGACAAAAGTAAAAATTGTCTTTGCCAGTATTACTGGTAACGACGAAGATATTGGTTACGTTTTGACTGAGAAATTCGAGGATTTAGGTTGTGACGTAGACATGAGCGAGGTTTCACAGACAGATGCCGAGGATTTCGAAGATGCTGACATTTGTATCGTTGCTAGCTACACTTACGATCAAGGAATCGTCCCCGATGAAGCTTTAGACTTTTATGACGATATGCAGGACCTCGATTTAAGTGGAAAAGTCTATGGCGTCTGTGGCTCCGGAGATACTTTTTATGAAGATTTTTGCCGAGCCGTCGATGAATTCGGACAGGTCTTTGACAAAGTTGGTGCTACTCGTGGAGCGGAACCTGTGAAAGTCGAACTCGATCCTGAACAAGATGACATCGACCACTTAGACACATTTGCCGAGCAAATCTATAAAAAGGCTCAAGAAATGGATTTCTAAAATGGACTTCTTAAAAAAATATCGCAACTTTGCAGTCTATTGCCTCTTTGGATTTCTGGCATCTTTATTGAATATTGTCATTTTTGACTTATCACACAATTATTTCCACATTACCCTGTGGATTGCCAATACAATTGCTTGGTTCATTTCCAATTTCTTTTCATTCTTCGTAACCAAGATTTTTGTTTTCAAATCCAAACTAGAGAATATTAGGAAACTTTTGAAAGAAGGAGTATTTTTCCTAGTGTCACGCATATTCTCATTAGTGTTCGACGATATCTTCATGATTGTTGCCGTACTAATTTTCCCATGGAATAACTTAATTATTAAAGCCATCGACCAATTGATCGTCGGAATCTTTAATTACTTCTCTTCCAAACTAATTTTCAATTATCAAAATCGTCACTTAATTGAACGATTAAAAAATCTTAAAGCCAAACGAAAAAGCCGGAATGAAATCTAATTCCGACTTTTTTTATAGTTTGATTAAATATCCCGTCCTCCGCAACAAATTCGGACTGAATAACGATTCTATAATTTATTTGTTTCTAATATTTTAAACTTAACTATTTAAACTCATCAGGTTTTTGAGTCGTCTGTTTAAAGTAATAACTCATTGCATCAAGAATTCTTTCTGAGGCTTTACCGTCACCATAAGGATTTTTAGCATTAGCCATACGGTCATACTCATCCTTGTTAGTAATCAGATTAGTCATTTCCTTTTCAACAACGTCAGCGTCTGTTCCGACTAATTTCAAGGTTCCTGCTTCGACACCTTCAGGACGTTCTGTTGTGTCACGCAAAACTAGAACTGGTTTACCTAATGAAGGAGCTTCTTCTTGCACACCACCGGAATCGGTCATGATGAAATAACTTCTGGAAGCAAGATTGTGAAAATCAACAACATCTAATGGTTCGATCAAATGGATTCGATCAACGCCACCAAGAATATCCTTAGCGGTCTGTTGAACAACTGGATTCAAGTGTACCGGATAAACTAATTCAATATCGTCATGCTTGGCAACAACTTTTTTCATTGCCTTGAAGACTTGTTTCATCGGTTCGCCTTGATTTTCACGACGGTGCATTGTGATTAAGATCATTTTCTTATCAGGATCGATGACATCCAAAATATCATGATGATAATCTTTATGAACGGTACTCTTCAAAGCATCAATTGCAGTATTACCAGTTACAAATATATTTTCGCCATGATGATTTTCTTTCAACAAATTGGCCTTACTCTCATCAGTTGGAGCAAAGTATAAGTCAGTTAGATCATCGGTCATTTGACGATTCATTTCTTCTGGCCATGGTGAATACTTGTTCCAAGTTCTTAAACCAGCTTCAACATGTCCAATCCGTGTTTGATGATAGAAGGCTGACAAAGCAGCACTAAAGGTTGTGGTCGTATCGCCGTGAACTAGAACAATATCAGGATTTTCCTTCTCAATGATACTATCTAACTCCTTTAAAACGAGTCCAGTAATACCACTGAGAGTTTGACGTTCCTTCATTATATTCAAATCATAATCTGGTTTGATTTTAAATATTTCTAGAACGGAATCTAACATTTCACGATGTTGGGCAGTAACAACAGTTACTGTCTCGAAACGGTCACTGTTTTGCTTCAATTTCAAAACTAGTGGTGCCATTTTTATTGCTTCAGGTCTTGTACCAAAGACTGTCATAACTTTAATTTTATCCAAAATTATCACCTCAATAAATTACCTACAGTATATCAAAGATAACTTTATTAATATACTACAAGTGGTATACGTCTAGCTTTTCTTTGAATCTAACCTGCAATTTTTTACTATATTAAAATTAATAGATATATCTGCTCTCTTAAATGTCATTTTCTGAAACTTTTTGAGTATAATATAAGTATTATGATAAATATACCTTTTCTAATAATCCTCAGTGTTTTAACTATCTTAGTCGCCTTTTTCATGGTCATTGCCATTTATAATACTTTTATCAAATCAACCACTAAAAAGTATTGGTGGTTGATTCTGATTGGCCTAGCAATCCTCTATATGATAGCGTTTTACATCTATTTTCACATCCAATAGTGGGTTTACAGAAATACTTTGTTAAAAAAAGTATTAATTTTAGTGGTTTTGAGTTAGAATTATCAATGTATTCGAAAATGAATTTTATGGAGGTTTATCGATGGTTTTAACAAACGGTAACGAAATTTTCAATAACGCCCGTAAAGGCAAGTATGCTGTTGGTGCTTTTAACATCAACGACTTGGAATGGACACGCTCAATTTTGGCTGCTGCCCAAGAAACACAAACACCTATCTTGGTTCAAACATCAATGGGTGCTGCTAAGTACATGGGTGGATACGAACTATGTCTACACCTAGTACAAGACACAATCAAGAACATGGGTATCACTGTTCCAGTTGTTATGCATTTGGATCATGGTAACTATGAAGCTGCTAAGGAATGTATCGAAGTTGGATATAACTCAGTTATGTTCGATGGACATGACTTACCATTCGACGAAAACCTTGCAAAGACAAAGGAAATCGTTAAATTAGCTCATGCTAAGAATATCTCTGTTGAAGCTGAAGTTGGTTCAATCGGTGGTACTGAAGATGGTATCGTTGGTTTAGGTGAATTAGCTGATGTTGAAGAAGCTAAGACTCTTGACGCTACTGGTGTTGACTACCTAGCTGTTGGTATTGGTAACATTCATGGTGTTTACCCATCAAACTGGAAGGGCTTAAGCTTTGACCGTCTTAAGGAATTAGCTGACGTTATTTCTACTCCACTTGTATTGCATGGTGGTTCAGGTATTCCTAAGGAACAAATCATCAAGGCTGTTTCAATGGGTATCTCAAAGGTTAACGTTAATACTGAATTACAACTTGCATTCGCTAAAGCAACACGTCAATACATCGAAGACAAGAAAGACTTAGATGTTGATGCTAAGGGTTATGACCCACGTAAGTTGCTTGCACCTGGTGCTAAGGCTATTACTGATACAACTATCGAACGTATCAAGTGGTTCGGTACACCATCAATCAAGGCTTAATTTAATTAATAAATCAAAAGACAAGGACTTTGGTCCTTGCCTTTTTTTGTGGGGAAAATTAAGCAAATAAATTGTAATTTCCGCACTATTGTGAAATTTATTATTGTTATAAAAAATGATAAATTTAAAAATATTTACCCTTTCATCCCTTGGAACAACAATCTCTTTGAATATTCCAATACGATATATACAGGTTTATATCTTGTGATATTCACAAGTATTTGATACACTGTGCTTGTACCAATAAAGAAAGCGCTGACATAGAAAGGAGGGGCTTGTATAGCAACTTTTAAATCCAGAATAGGTTTAAAGTCTATCTATGCCTCCCGTATAGAAAGAATCATATACATATCTATGGACTAGATGCTTATTCTAGATACTTAGTTGATTTTAAATGTAACTTCCCAAATTACATTCGGATAGAAGTACTCATTTCTTAAATTTGCCCAAGGATTTAACTCCCAGACCAGATCTCCCCTAGTCGTTAGATACCCATCATCTAATGACAAATTATTAATTTCTTAACTTCTATCCTTAAAATCAACTACATATAAAAAAGAGTAGCCAGGTTCCCCGCCTAGCTGCTCTTTTTTAAGTTGGCTTCATAATTAAGCACTTTACCTTCAATCGTCATTTTGTTTCGACCGCTATTCTTAGATTCATACAAGTAATCATCCACTCGCTTGAAAACATCATTGAATGAACGATCCTCTTTTTTCAACACCGTTATACCAAAGGATAACGTTACGTCCAAACGGCTATCTTGAATAAATAAAGGTATATCTTTTAAAGCCTTATTGATTTGATTAACAATATTTTTAGCATCCTCGAGGTTCTTATCTCTTAATAAGATAATAAATTCTTCTCCTCCATAACGAAAGAGCTGACCTTTACTACCATCCAAATGCAATTCACGTTCGACTAAATGCGCCACGTGTCTTAAAACCTCATCACCAATTTCATGTCCATAACGATCGTTAAAATTTTTAAAACGATCAATATCAAACATAACCACTGTCAAGGTCTTTGAACTGTTTGAAAATTCATCGTAAACTTCCTTTTTGAATACAAATCGAAATAGCATTGGCTGACTGAGCTACTTCATGTTTACTGAACAATTGAGCTCCTAAAACCTTTCTCGTATCCTTATCATATACCAGATAAATCGTTAGCATATCCGTTGTAGGCATATACTCAGGACGATAGTAATCATGATAAACCACCTGATCAGCATTCATCCCATTAGCTAAGGCACTCTTTAAAGTTAAGCCCGTCTCTGCCAAAGTATAACCAAATATCTCCATTGCAGTTGTTGCTTGAGTTCCCATGTATTTACGAATATTGCCAAAGACATTGATTCCTGCTAAAGTTCCTTGACGTACAGCACTCGATGCCAATGGAATATATTGCATTTCACCAGTTGGATTGAACTTAACAGCACAAGAATCCCCTGCTGCCAAAATATCGGGATCTGACGTCTGCATATAGTCATCAACTAAAATAGCACCATAACCATTCATCTGAACCTGACCGCGTAACAAATCAGTATTAGCGAAGAAACCAGTACAAACAATCACCAAGTCGGCTTTGAATTCATGTCCAACTTTAGTCTTGATTGTCAATTGATTTCCATCTTCAATCTCTGATACACGTTCTCCTAAAGCAACTTTGACATCATGTTCTTTTAATTTATCAATGATTGTCTGTGATAAAGGTTTATCAACGTAATTATTTAAAATCTGATCACGCGACTGAATCAAGGTAACTTCATGGACCGTATTGGCATAACTTTCAGCCAATTCAACTCCAACATATCCAGCTCCAACAATTGCAATGCTTGGATAGTTTAAAGCTGATTCATAGATCTTTTTAGCTTGATCATAACTCTTGCATAACAAAACACGAGGATTATCCATGCCGCCGATTGGTGGTACACCAACTTCTGAACCAGTTGTCATAATCAGCTTGTCGTAAGTATCCTCAAATATTTCTTCTGTATTTAAATCTTGAACAACTATTTTTTTATTTTTTGAATCAATTTTAATAACATTGTGTTTCATCTGAACTTTGGCGCCATAACCCTCTAGTGTGGTTGGATCAGCATAAAACATATCCTCTAGATGATTAACGATTCTTCCTAAATATAAGGCGATTCCGCATGATAGAAACGCAATATTATCATCACGTTCATAGACTGTCACTTCTGTATCCGGATGCTTTTTTAAAATTTGTTCTACAGCAGCCGTTCCAGCATGTGTACATCCGACAACGATAACTTTCATTAGTCGGTTCCTCCTCTATTGTACCCAGTTAAATATTATCTAAAAAAACACTTAGTTGTATTATATCAATATATTAAATATTTGTTATGTTATAAATGGAATTTTTAGATTTTCAATATCGGTAACTTAAGATGATTTATTTGTAATATAATGATAAGTGTATTGACTTTTTTAAATTAGTTGGTGATTAAACTATGAACAAAATAAAATATTCAAATGACACAAATTCTGATATTTACAAAGATAGTATAAAGATAAGAGAAATCGTTTTTGTTGAAGAACAAAATGTTCCTAAAAGTATTGAAATAGATGATGATAAAGTTAACTGCACTTATTTCACACTCTATTCAGATGAAAAGCCAGTCGCTACAGCTCGTTTTCAAGTTACATCTGACAATGGAATCCACATTCAACGAGTGGCGGTTTTAAAAGACTACCGTCAAAAACACCTAGGATCATTTTTACTGAAATATATTTTTAAATATGCTCAAGAGCACAACTTCAATTACGTTATTTTAGGCGCTCAAGATCATGCTCAAGCTTTCTATAAAAAACTTGGCTTTAAAGTCATTGGACAACAGTATCGTGAAGCTGGAATCTTTCATCATGACATGCGACTCAATTTATTGTAGAATCTTCATGGCATTTCTCACTTATTTGTTCAAGAAACGTATTAATAAAGGAGTTCATTATGTATAGATACTTTATTCAACCTCAACTCGATAAGGTGAATAATTCTTTAATTGGTTATGAATTATTGATGAAAGAGAAGAAACCTGAAGGCTGGCGTCCTCCGCTCAACTTTTCAGACGTTCCTTCACACTTAATGGCAAAAGTTTTAATTGCTACAACCAAAATCTTATCTTTAAAAATTGGCTCCGTCTCTGTGAATATCAATCGTAACCAACTAATGGACGAAGAAGTTAGGGCTGCGATTATTGAGGCTCAACAAATTTTACGTCCCTTACGTTTAGTAGTTGAATTAACGGAAGATACTCCTAATCAAAATTGGTCTAACGAAGAATACATTTCCCTAATCAAAGATTTTATCGATCACGGAATGGACTTTAGTTTGGACGATTGCGGTACTGGTACTAATCAGATGGATCAAATCAAAGATATGATTCCTTTAGCTTCAGAAATTAAATTTGCTATTCAAAATTTTGGAGAAAAATTACGTGATCCCGATATAGAAAGCAAAGTTATCTTTTGGAGAGATATTTGTCGCAAAGAAAACATTCGCTTTATTCTTGAAGGAATCGAAGACGAAAAAGATGACAAATTAGCTGATAATTTGGGCATCGACTTACGCCAGGGTTACTTTTATGGCAAACCTAGACTATTGAAGTTGAAGGCTGATGACGATAAATTCTAATATACAAAATGGATATAGTTTTTAAATGAAAAATAGTATAAACTAAAAAATCCCCCTGTAAAGATTAAAGTGCTTCATAATTGTTAGACAAGAAATCTAACAGTTATGGAGCGCTTTTTATATGGTTAAATACAGTTCAAAATTAAAGGCAGAGGTTGTTGGTGAATACCTCCAAGGTAGAACCAGCATGCAAAGTCTCTCAGAGAAACATAATTTACCTAAACGGCAAGTCAGTTTCTGGATTCAAAAATATCGCTTAAGCGGCGTAGACTCGCTTAAGCGAAAAAAAACTAAACGGAGCTTTTCAGCTGAATTTAAAATTGATGTGATAAACTACTATCAAACTCATGATGAAACTTTAGCTGAAGTATCCGCCAGATTTGATGTTAACAAGTGTCAGATTAGTTCCTGGAGAACGGCATTCAATAAACATGGCATAGAAGCCTTGAAGTCTCATCCGAAAGGCAGAAAATCCAAAGTGAAAAATGATAAAAAGAAATTACGTCATTTAATAAACAAGAATGAATTAGATCAACTTCGCGAGGAACTCGCAAAGAAGAATCAAGAATTATATGACACAAAGTTGGAGAATGATATTTTAAAAAAATCAATGACCCTGTTCGGAACTTCAAAGGACGCAAAAAAACACAAATAGTTGATCAGATCAGGGTAGAACAAGAGTCTCTTCCAAAAGCAGAACGGTATAAGATAGGCGATATTCTTAAGGCCATTGGACTTAAAAAGGCCACTTACCATGATGAGCGTAAACATATCAAAAATCATGTAGATAAGTACAAAGATATAAAAACTGAAATATTAAAAATTACTGAAAGTGGAAAATGTCGTGGACGCCTAACCTACGGTTATCGTCGCGTACAAGAAGGATTAATTAAACTAGATATTCACATAGCAGATGCCGTAGCTCGTCGCTTGATGAATGAGTTAAATGTTCAAGTAAATCTTTATAATCGTCATAAAAATGGAAAGTATTCCTCATATAAAGGAACTGTTGGAAAGGTCGCACACAACATTTTACATCAACAGTTTAATGAAACTGAGCCCTTTAAAGTCCTGCATACAGATGTCACACAAGTTCGTTTAAGGGATAACGAATGGGCTTATGTTTCCGCAATTACCGACGAGGCAAGCAAAGAAGTTCTAGCGTTCCAAGTAAGTAATAGTCCCAATAGTAAATTAATTATGGATACATTAAATGAATTAACGACAGTTATACCTAAAGGAAGCAACCCAGTGATACATTCAGATCAAGGCTGGCATTATCAACTAAATTATTATACTGATAGGCTTTCTGAAGATGGATTTATACAGAGCATGTCTCGCAAAGGAAATTGTCTCGACAATGCGCCAATCGAAAGTTTCTTTCATCTATTCAAAACAGAATGTCTCAATGGATTTCCACCTTGTAAAGATATGAAAGAATTTAGGAAACTTTCTAAGGAGTACGTCGATTGGTTTAACAATCGACGCATCTCAAGAAAAACAAAAGGCATGACTCCCCGCGAATACAGGGAACATGCCTTATCAGCTTAACAATATTCAATTTTGTCTAACTTTTGTGTTGCACTTTAATCTTCCGTTACGGTGGCGAAGAATTTATTATTATTTTTCGAGGAAAAACTGCCGACGAATGCATTCCTATTGTTGCCGATCTAAGAAATACACTATTTAATTCACCACTATTTTTAAATGGACAACAGTTAAATGTCAATGTATCATTTGGAGTTTCCACATTAAAAGAATCTGACAAGAACTTCAGTGACCTCTTCAATCGCGTTGATAGCTATCTGTATAAATCAAAAAATGCGGGTAGAAATAAAATGACTGTTGAAAATGAAACTTTAAATTTTGACGATTTTAAAAACTCAATATAAAGAGCAATGGGACCAATAACTTTTTTTGAGTTATTGGTCCCATTATTTTTAAACAAAAAAATAGTGAGAAATTAATCTCACCACCGGGAAGGAATCAGTTGTTTTTAAATCTGGTAGTCCCTATATGTCATAGTAAACCATGTAAACTCAGACCGCAATAGTATAAATCAATAATCTTAACTCTTTTTTATAAAACTAGAAAGAATAATGATGCTTCAGTGAAGGAACAACGATTTTATCAGAAATACCAATAATTATTCCCTGACAAAACATTGCCAAAATCGTCCCAATACCGACTGACAAAATTCTACCAGATACTAAGAAACAAATAATCATAATTATAACTGGTGGAGTATAACTGACCAACTGCCCCCAACCAGCCGAGCCGTGAAGATATTTGAATCTTAACAGATAAGCCATTTCATCGTTAGGGTGTTGAATCAAGTTGCAACGCTGATAAATTGAAGTTCCAATCGAAACTAAGATCAAGCCCGCAACATCGATCACTAATCGTACATAAATTGGCTTCATTTCAAAATGAAGCGGGTTCAAAACATCACTAAAGAAACCCACTAAATAACTAAATGGCAATGAAAATAGTAAATTGGAAATAAATATATGACTATCAAATTTTCCAATCAAAAGTTGATTAACAATTGTAACAATCACCGCATAAATAAATAACGTTGTTCCATAACTAGAATGTAGCAACTCTGAAATATTGACCGCTGAGGCTGTCCACACGGCACTTCCCATATTACTGTCAATCATCAATGCATTTGCGAATGCATCCAAAATGATAGCAAAAATCAAATAGCCTAGACGTTTTTTAAACTTATTATCTTCCAAAATAAAATTCCCCTTAAAGCCTACGACCTTATCAAATAATAAAAGCCATCTAATTCAAAATTCAAATTAGGTGGCTTTTATTATTAAGAAGATTTATCGCATCGGCCTAATTACTATAAGTTAGTTTAAGTTAGGCTGAAAACGTTGTCAATATAACTTATTTATTTTCTAGGATGATTCATTTCGTCCATACTTAACAAATGATACTTGTGTTCATGATCTGGATCATAGGCTTCAATTTGAGCCATCATACCAGTATCTTCATGTTCCAAAATATGACAATGATACATGTAAACACCGAATTTCGTGAATTGAACAGCAATTCTGACTGTTTCACCGGCGTTTACACCAACAGTATCCTTCCAACCATGTTCATTAGGATATGGTGCTTTACCGTTACGGCTGATAACTAAGAATTGACAACCATGCATATGGAAGGGATGAATCATACCGCCATCCATCTCATTAGTATTGACGACATCCCATAAAACGGTATCACCAATCTTTTGACGACGATCAATTCTTTGCATATCAAAGAGTTTACCATCCAATCTTACCTGATCATCCATACCTGACATTACAGTCCGTGTGACAGGCAATCCTGGGGTAACTTCTGGAGCATCGATTGTTGTAAGATGTTCTGGCAATTTTGTATCGTCAGGAGCATACTTTCCAATCTTGAATTTCATAATTGGCATGTCATCACTCATCAAAGCAACAACATCCCCTGGCTTCTTGTCGCCAAAGTCAACGATGACTTCAGCACGTTCAGCACAAGTTAGCATCAATTTAGTAAATCTAACTGGTTCTGGCAAAGTACCACCATCAGAAGCTATTTGAGTAAATTCATGATTGTCATCGAAATGCAAACGCCATTCACGGCGATCAGAGCCATTCAACATTCTTAAACGAACTCTTTGGGTTGTAACATTAAAGACACCATTGATCGTGCCATTGACTAAAGCATACTTTCCCAATGTACCATCAACATCATAATCTTTCTTATAATCTAATTGATTATCATGGTAACTTCTATCTTGTAAAATAATTGGAATATCATCAACTCCATAATTACGTGGAAACGGTAATTTAGCTTCCTCATCATCAGTTACAACAACAGCTGCAGCTAAACCATTCCAAACTTGACGAGCTGTATTTGGACATGGATGTGGATGAATCCAATCAGTTTGAGCTGGTTGATCCAATGTGAAATCAATATCACGACTGCCACCTGGATAAACTGGTGCATGCGGACCTCCATCAACAATTGGTCCTGTGACATTCAAACCATGCCAATGAAAGGTAGTAACCTCTGGTAATTGATTAACAAGGTGCACATGATAGTGAACCCCTTGTTTTAAAACAATTGTTTGACCAAGCAAGGAAGCATTGTAGCCCCAAGTCTTAGTCTTAACACCAGGCAAAATTTGTGTTTCACCTGCTTGTGCCGTAATTGTGTAATAAACATCGTTGCCATCAACTTTATTTGGTTGTAAAGCTGCAGGAATATTCAATGGTTGATCTGGCATATCAACCTTTTCTAGTGGAACATATCCACCATCATGTAAATCAAATACTGGTTCATCATAGAAATAATCATTGTAAACTTTTGTTTCTGACATTCATAATCGC
This sequence is a window from Companilactobacillus alimentarius DSM 20249. Protein-coding genes within it:
- a CDS encoding GGDEF domain-containing protein, producing the protein MLFRFVFKKEVYDEFSNSSKTLTVVMFDIDRFKNFNDRYGHEIGDEVLRHVAHLVERELHLDGSKGQLFRYGGEEFIILLRDKNLEDAKNIVNQINKALKDIPLFIQDSRLDVTLSFGITVLKKEDRSFNDVFKRVDDYLYESKNSGRNKMTIEGKVLNYEANLKKSS
- a CDS encoding FAD-dependent oxidoreductase, coding for MKVIVVGCTHAGTAAVEQILKKHPDTEVTVYERDDNIAFLSCGIALYLGRIVNHLEDMFYADPTTLEGYGAKVQMKHNVIKIDSKNKKIVVQDLNTEEIFEDTYDKLIMTTGSEVGVPPIGGMDNPRVLLCKSYDQAKKIYESALNYPSIAIVGAGYVGVELAESYANTVHEVTLIQSRDQILNNYVDKPLSQTIIDKLKEHDVKVALGERVSEIEDGNQLTIKTKVGHEFKADLVIVCTGFFANTDLLRGQVQMNGYGAILVDDYMQTSDPDILAAGDSCAVKFNPTGEMQYIPLASSAVRQGTLAGINVFGNIRKYMGTQATTAMEIFGYTLAETGLTLKSALANGMNADQVVYHDYYRPEYMPTTDMLTIYLVYDKDTRKVLGAQLFSKHEVAQSANAISICIQKGSLR
- the fba gene encoding class II fructose-1,6-bisphosphate aldolase gives rise to the protein MVLTNGNEIFNNARKGKYAVGAFNINDLEWTRSILAAAQETQTPILVQTSMGAAKYMGGYELCLHLVQDTIKNMGITVPVVMHLDHGNYEAAKECIEVGYNSVMFDGHDLPFDENLAKTKEIVKLAHAKNISVEAEVGSIGGTEDGIVGLGELADVEEAKTLDATGVDYLAVGIGNIHGVYPSNWKGLSFDRLKELADVISTPLVLHGGSGIPKEQIIKAVSMGISKVNVNTELQLAFAKATRQYIEDKKDLDVDAKGYDPRKLLAPGAKAITDTTIERIKWFGTPSIKA
- a CDS encoding YihY/virulence factor BrkB family protein, which codes for MEEKQQRVPLFRQSITKKQKFIGFVKYVTQAVSDSNVPMASKAITYYILLSLFPAVIVVGNLIPLLHLDKPTVISYIEFILPDDLHHYFLPTIVKVLSNSNKGVLSVGIVVAIWAISRGLNIVQMTMNEAYGLDINNLFVKQTFINYIIRRGFAFLMTLMLLLIGVAAIVTFTFGQIFLNWLMPLLRVKSTIIDVFIRWKWPFAIVIMLMIVFALYYFLPNIHLKFYYIITGTIITSIGLLGLSQLFSYYLKYFGSAWDNYGTIGAIIVFLLWVNMSVTIFLFGNAVNVGFAEAYGGPFLRKNTGKLTSYLKSHEKENN
- the wecB gene encoding non-hydrolyzing UDP-N-acetylglucosamine 2-epimerase; translated protein: MDKIKVMTVFGTRPEAIKMAPLVLKLKQNSDRFETVTVVTAQHREMLDSVLEIFKIKPDYDLNIMKERQTLSGITGLVLKELDSIIEKENPDIVLVHGDTTTTFSAALSAFYHQTRIGHVEAGLRTWNKYSPWPEEMNRQMTDDLTDLYFAPTDESKANLLKENHHGENIFVTGNTAIDALKSTVHKDYHHDILDVIDPDKKMILITMHRRENQGEPMKQVFKAMKKVVAKHDDIELVYPVHLNPVVQQTAKDILGGVDRIHLIEPLDVVDFHNLASRSYFIMTDSGGVQEEAPSLGKPVLVLRDTTERPEGVEAGTLKLVGTDADVVEKEMTNLITNKDEYDRMANAKNPYGDGKASERILDAMSYYFKQTTQKPDEFK
- a CDS encoding GtrA family protein, with amino-acid sequence MDFLKKYRNFAVYCLFGFLASLLNIVIFDLSHNYFHITLWIANTIAWFISNFFSFFVTKIFVFKSKLENIRKLLKEGVFFLVSRIFSLVFDDIFMIVAVLIFPWNNLIIKAIDQLIVGIFNYFSSKLIFNYQNRHLIERLKNLKAKRKSRNEI
- a CDS encoding flavodoxin; amino-acid sequence: MTKVKIVFASITGNDEDIGYVLTEKFEDLGCDVDMSEVSQTDAEDFEDADICIVASYTYDQGIVPDEALDFYDDMQDLDLSGKVYGVCGSGDTFYEDFCRAVDEFGQVFDKVGATRGAEPVKVELDPEQDDIDHLDTFAEQIYKKAQEMDF
- the map gene encoding type I methionyl aminopeptidase; its protein translation is MITLKSAREIEGMRKSGELLANTHIGLRDIIKPGISSMEIENFANDYIVSHGGRPSEKGFEGYKYATCVCVNDEVAHGIPRKNLILKNGDVLKVDMTVNLNGYESDSCWCYAVGDISAEDQKLMDVTHKALYLGIDQAVIGNRLGDIGYAIQHYVEDENHMGDVRDLIGHGIQPSMHEAPNVPHYGEPGQGLRLREGMTITIEPMVNLGTWEIKDKFVKADGWEYFVSADGTDSAQYEHTIAITKDGPKILTSQDPEYDAKYLL